accgggccaggctggggccgactggggctacccggcccgggccgacccggtacagatgggaatgcccCATAAGTGCTGAGTCacactgagtgcgtttacatgcagccagtaacccttttaaaacccgaatattcacaataacccggttccgcacggccatgtaaacaccgccaaaaacccggatatgctcataaccgggtttttaaaaacccggttactacacctggggtaacccttttctaacccgaatgtttggtcgtgtaaacgcataccgggatatccccatcaaagcgtgtgtgctgcgcatgctctgtttgcaaggaatcttggtcttttgagtagtgagatgtcttgtatgcgccagaacaccggaagaaaacaacaagttgggagcaacatggcgagtcgcggcacagcaccacacttttggagtgacgaggaaactaaagcgcaaacaaacgcggtcgctatctcttccgaactgggaaacatgttgttgttttcacggataccggaaaaagaagaaccggaaatgacgcatattgcgtctggacgtagtccatacgtcctgacgctacaccaacgtccgcatttaaatcgggttatgcaagttagaggtaactctttctatttatgcttgtaaacgggttattctgatcaactcagaaacccgaataccgaccttaacccgatcataacccggatattggctgcatgtaaacgtagtcactgcaCTCCTTCAGATGGACTCAGATTATCCTCTCACTGCCTCTGCATGCCAAACCCCTCCCTTTTCTTCCACCTTTCCTCCTGCTATCAGCTTTAATTTCCAAATATAACACTGTGAAGGGGTTGGGTGTATTTCTTCAAGGGTGCCGCCATCAAGCGATGATCACAATCAGAGTGTATTTTCTCATTACGCAGCCTGCGTAGTGACCTTTAACGGACCTTCAGGCAGAGTCTAACGGGTAACGGCAGAACCATCAGAATGTTAAATGGTTTGCATCCACTTCCTCTGTGGAAAAGCAAAGGCACTGGCCTTATTTAAGCTGCACCTTTAGATGTGTGTTGGGCTCTGCTCTCTACATCAAATCATTTCTCTTTTAGCAGAAACTGTGGGCAACAGGACTTTAAGGAGGATGCTGCAGAAAAGAGGACTTTAAAAAGTCCACACCACCGCTCCGTCCTTTTGCACAACCTGAACACCTGCTGAACCGACTGCAGCACAGTtctccctgcttcagcacactcCGAGCTGTGTTCACATGATGGAGCAGCTTTTGGACTTCCCTTTGCTGAAGGTGGAGGACAGCAGATCCGTCCTGCTGGGCAGGTGTAGCAGTCTTTTGGAGAGGCGGCGGGCAGGACTGGGCTTACTGGCATGCTGGAATTTGTCGGTGCAGGCCTGAGTCGCAGTTCGGAAAACACTCTGGACGCTCTTCTCTGACGTGAAGGCTGAGCACTCCAAGTAGGCCTCGGCTCCAAACTGCTTGGCCAGCGACGCTCCCTACAAAATCAAGATGGTTTTACGTGTCAGCAAGGAAGAAAGGAGCAAAGAAAATTAGGAATCTAACCTGTTCGTAGGAGACTGGAGCCTGTTTCTGGTTGGACAGCTCTATACGCGTGCAGACATCTGTGCGCAGGTCTATCTTGCAGCCTATGAGGAGGATACGAG
The sequence above is a segment of the Nothobranchius furzeri strain GRZ-AD chromosome 15, NfurGRZ-RIMD1, whole genome shotgun sequence genome. Coding sequences within it:
- the LOC107391218 gene encoding rho-related GTP-binding protein Rho6 → MKERRLAQRVARCKLVLVGDVQCGKTAMLQVLVKDCYPETYVPTVFENYTACLELEEQRVELSLWDTSGSPYYDNVRPLCYSDSDAVLLCFDVARPDMVDRALKKWKAEIQDFCPNPRILLIGCKIDLRTDVCTRIELSNQKQAPVSYEQGASLAKQFGAEAYLECSAFTSEKSVQSVFRTATQACTDKFQHASKPSPARRLSKRLLHLPSRTDLLSSTFSKGKSKSCSIM